The sequence below is a genomic window from Salicibibacter cibarius.
TTGACAGGAACGCTCCATTGTAATAAACCAAAAAGCTGCCGCGTCTACGGATTGCCCGACGGTTAAAGGACCATGACTCCTCAATAAAACTGCTTTATTGTTTCCTAATGCCTTAGCAACTTTTTCTCCCTCCTTGTCTTCGTATACAACGCCTGAAAATTCATCCAACACAGAATGATCATTATAAAAAGCGCAAGCATCCTGGGTAAGTGGATCAATCAATCGACCACTAGTAGACCAAGTTTTTCCATAAACAGGATGGGCATGAGCAGAAGCAATGACATCCGGCCTTGCTTTGTGCACAGCAGAATGTATAGAGAAGGCCGACTTATGAATCGAATAGTCTCCCTCAACGACTTCTCCACGATCATTGACTAAGACAAGATCCGTTGTCTTAATCTCAGTAAAAGGCTTGCCATAGGGGTTCACCCATAAATGATCTTTATATTCCGGATCTCGATATGTAATGTGACCGGCTGCTCCCTCGGAAAATCCGAAGCGCCCAAATAAACGAAAAGCCCCTGCCAAACGTTGCTTGCCATGTTCACGCTCTTCACTAACACTCTCAAACGAAGGGGGTTGTAAGTAGTCTTGAACATCGTTACCTTTTATACGTTCTTTTTGCTCATCATTGATACTCACATTTCTTCACTCCTTTTTTGACGAGCCTTGATTTTGGATCCAACGAAAAGTTCAGCAACTCTTTACAAAAGAATAACATTAATTATTATATTGTCAACAACATTATAATCATTCAATCTTATGATTGACGTAATTTCTATAACAAGTTACTATTTTACTATGTAATCAAAGATTAAGAAATTTCTGGAGGGTCATGTAAAATGGATGTTGATAAAGAAGTTGAGCATGGATACCTGGAGGTTAATGGGATCTATCTCCATTATGTCACTAGCGGTCAGGATGGCGCACCGGTTTGTGTTCTCTTACACGGGTTTCCGCAAAATTGGTTTTCTTGGCGTTATGTCATTCCTGAACTTAGACATAGCTATAAAGTTATAGCTGTAGATTTAAGAGGGTATGGAGATTCGGATAAACCAGAGGAAATAAAAAGTTATGATAAACAAGTGATGGCAAGTGATATACAAGGGCTGCTCCGTCATTTGGGTGTACAAAAAGCCATCATCGTAGGTCACGATCGGGGAGCTAGAGTAGCGAGACGTCTGGCAATAGATTTTCCTGAACTTGTAGATAAACTTGTGCTTATTGACATCTTGCCAACAGAATACATCTATGATTCGTTGTCGGTTTCGGAAGCAGCCATTAACTATTGGCAATGGGTTTTCCCAGTCATTCATGATCTGCCAGAAGCTTTCATCAAAGGAAAAGAAGAAGAATATCTAAAATTCACATTAAACCAAGGAAATGATTTTTTCAATTTGTTAAGGTCAGATGGGTCTTGGGAGAAATACTTGGCAGATTGGCAACAACCGGGTGCTGTTTCAGCAGCTCTTAATGACTATCGAGCTTCATATCACATAGACTTGCCTCGATACCGAGAAGAAAAAAATACCGAATTAAGAGTAAATACGCTTTTATTATGGGGAGATGAAGGAAACGTGGCTCATTTTCCTGTTCTTGATGCATGGCGTCGTACTGTTCCCAATGCCATAGGTTTGAAAATAAAAGGATGTGGACATTTTGTGCCAGAGGAAAAACCAAAAGAAGTTGCGCAGAATATCATTCATTTTTCAAAAGAATTGTAACTGTTCAGGTGGGGGGATTAAAGCAGCGCTCGTCAAAATGCACGCCACAGCTATCAAGCAATGTTCGATGGTCATTTCCGTCGGTTGTTGAAAGGAAAGAGCAAACAGAGACCTTAGCGCTAATTGATGCGGTCAACTGTTTGTCTTTCTTTTTGTTTATAAAGATGCTAATACATGATCAGCTCCAAAAATCTTCGTACTCCTCTAAAAACCATTCCGTAGCTTCCTGCTCACCGGCATCGTTATCTTCCGTATAGTGCAGTGCTTCCCCGGTGATATCACTGTTTGTCTCATATTCTTCCAAAAACGCAACAAATTCATCATCTCTTTCTGCAAATGATGTTCGCAGTGACCGTTAGCGGCTGGGATGGGAAGAAAGAATCGTCAGGGTCCAAACTTATACCGATGAATTTTGACAATTCCAGTTATTAATCAACATAATTCATCGAAAATATTGATGGGTCAACACTAAAATCTATGGCTGACAAATAGGTTTAAGTATGGGCTATGGTAACCGTTACGGAAAAACACGACGTTTTCCGTGGACTTGCGCTCAGTCTCCTCGTTAGAAAACTTGGCTTTTCGACAAGCTTTTATGGCGAAAGCCTTAGTTGCGCTTATGCAGGTAAGAAAGTTGATTTTTACTTTCTTACCTGCAAAAAAGAAGTTCGCTTTTTCTGCGGGGTCTTCCCACTGCGCTTTCCCACTGTCTCCGCGTTTTTCCTCCGCTAGTGGTCTATATCAGACGTTCTTTTCAAAACGCCTATTCACATATCTCCCGATTCTTTGAGGACTGATCGGGGTCAAAAACTGCATTATGAGTTCTCAGTAGCTCGATCTGAGGACTGATCGGGATCAAAAACTGCATTATGAGTCCTCAGTAGCCCGATCTGAGGACCGATCGGGGATAAAAACTGCATTATGAGTCCTCAGTTGTTGTGGTTGATCATCGTTTGGCTGGATTTTTGTGCAGGAAAGCATTTTTGAAACGTTGCACTAGTGGAACGTTTCAAAAGTCCTTTCAGTGTATAAGTTCCCAAAATCGACTTTATTTCGTCTTTTCCTGAAATGAAACCATATGGATGCCCTGTCAATGTAAGTCATTTCCTTTTTACCGAACAAATAAAGCTATTCTCGGGATTATCATTCGTTTTTGTTCTTAAAAAAGACACAAGTCACTCCAAATAGGGGTCAAAAGTTTTAAAATTTGGATTGTCCCCATCAGTTACCAAGGCGCAATCGCAAAGGCAAAATCATTGATCAATAAATCAATGATCTCTTCCATTATCCCTTTGAACGGGGTGGATTCCCATTTGCCACGGTGATTCGCCATGCCGAGTTGGTAATACTGGGTACTGACCTTTGTTAACCGAGCTCGATTGACTCGTTCACCGTCTTCTACCGAGTAAATAACCAAATGATTGCCATGTTTGCGAACGTTGAGATGGGTCAATCCCTGTTGTTCCAACGCTTCTTCTAATGCATGTTGATCCAGTTCATCGGGTTTTGACATGTTAAGCGGCCTCCTTGGGTTCATGTTGCATTGGATAACCGCCAAATGTCCAGTTAAACGGGTGGCCTTCCTCATAATTCCAGTGCTGAATGAACGCCATAACGTTCGCTTTTAATGCCTCCTGGGAATGAAAGCTACCCCATTTCAAGCAGCGGCGGTGTAAGATGGAGAAAAAGATCTCGATCTGGTTCATCCAAGAGGCATGCTTCGGTGTATAATAAAAGGAAAATCGGTTTCCGTTCCTTTCGTTGAACTTGCTCCATCTCTCGGACGGCCCGTCATGGTGAATGTTTAAGTTATCCCAAACAATAATGACTTCTTGGTGTGGATACGCTGCGGCCAGTTTTTCCATAAACGCCATTAAATCATCGGCTTTTCGGGTTGGGCGGCATTGAGCAACAACGTCTCCGGTCGTGATTTCAAACCCGGCAATCAGCGACATGGTGCCATGACGAATGTATTCATGTTCGTAGCGACCCGGCTGGCCTGGCAACGCGGACTTCGGTTCAAATTTTCGTTCCAATGCCTGCATGCCGGTTTTTTCATCCACGCAAATGACCACCGCGTCTTTGGGCGGTTCAAGGTAGAGAGAGACAATATCATTCACCTTTTCCCGAAACCTCGGATCTTTGCTGTGGAGCCACATGTCGTGACGATGGGGACGGAGATCATTGCGTTGGAGCGTACGCTGAACACTTGAACGACTCATTGCCGGACCTTGAGCATGTTGTGCTGCAGCTTCGGCAAGACTATCCAGGCTCCAATATGGCCGAATGGGAAAGGCATACGCTTTCGGTTTGTCACAGGCAATGGCAATCACTTCGCAACGTTGTTCGATGGTGAACTTTCTGGGAGCTCCGGAACGAGGTGAATCATGAATCCCTTTCATCCCTTGTTCCTTAAAGCGCTTGCGCCACTTCTTCACGGTTTTTTCAGTGGTGTTCTGTTCCTCGGCAACTTGCCGATCGGGCTTCTTTCGATAAATCGTTTCATAAACCAAATGCGCGCGAAATTTTTGACGGTACTCAACGCTTTGACCATTTTTCTTCTCTTGTAATAAGCGTTTCTCTTTCTTGGTTAGAGAAGCCATATCATTCCCTCCAAGTAAACAATTGATATAAATGGATATGAATTTCATTCTATCAATCTATCTGGGGAGACGTGAACAGGTGTTTTGGAAAGGATTTCTGATATAGACCACTAGCTCGTGTTAGTACCATAACTATTCACTGATATCAACGATAGATTTTAGTGAAGAGCCAATATTGATTATAGTAAATTCTTTTATGGAAAAATGTTAGCAGAGACTATTTTTGGCCTCCAGCTTTTCATTTTTGGGCACATACTTTGCCCCGCGCTTTCCTGAATGCTATCCTTTTCTTTGAGAAAGTGAGGATGGTTCTTTTGGTTAACGAAATTCTGTTGAATGATTACACCATTAAAGTTGAAAGCTACGAAGAAGAAAAAATCGATGGTTTATATACCATCAACGTTGGATTTAAAGTGACAAGCGAGGAGTATCACGCGATTACGACTTTGCTGTATGAAGGAACGTTTGATGTGAAGGTGCCGGAGAGAGAGTTAACGTTTCGCGGGACGATTCAGCAATATTTCACCTCTATTACGAATCTGTATATCGAAGGGCAAGTAGGCGATTACACATTAAAATTAATCGAAAATAAGGGATAGTTGGTCTGGATCAGAAATTTTGCCTTCCTTTGTTCCTCTCGGAGTAACTCGTCACCCGTTTGAGGAATTACTTTGCTATTCTTGTTCCTCCCGGCGCAGCTCGACCTCCGTCCGAGGGATTACAATCGCGCTACCGTCCCTATATATGTGGCAATATCACTCTAGATCTACTGATAAGAAAAACAATTTCTGGGATAAATCACTAGAAAGAAGGCATGTTACATGAAGCTAAGCATCTTGGATCAGTCTCCGATTTCGTCAAATCAAACGGCTGAAGAGGCATTGAATAAATCAATGGAGCTGGCACAGACGGGCGAGCAGCTTGGATATGAACGTTTTTGGATGACCGAACATCATGATTTGCCGGGGCTGGCGTGTTCAGCGCCCGAAGTCGTGTTAAGTTACATCGGAGCGAAAACCAATACGATACGCCTCGGCACCGGCGCGGTTTTGCTCCCCCACTACAAACCCTACAAAGTAGCAGAAGTCCACCATCAGTTAGCTACGCTCTTTCCGAATCGGATTGATTTGGGAATCGGACGAGCCCCGGGCGGGTCCGCTGAAGTGACGAATGCTTTAAATGATAACTTTTTGCAAAATGTCTATAAGATGCCTGAGTTGGTCGAGGAACTTCTCGCTTATTTAAATGACAAGGTCCCAAAAGTATCTGCTTCTCCAATTCCGGACGCCTCCCCTACTCCTTGGATGCTTGGCACGAGTGCAAAA
It includes:
- a CDS encoding class II aldolase/adducin family protein, which produces MSINDEQKERIKGNDVQDYLQPPSFESVSEEREHGKQRLAGAFRLFGRFGFSEGAAGHITYRDPEYKDHLWVNPYGKPFTEIKTTDLVLVNDRGEVVEGDYSIHKSAFSIHSAVHKARPDVIASAHAHPVYGKTWSTSGRLIDPLTQDACAFYNDHSVLDEFSGVVYEDKEGEKVAKALGNNKAVLLRSHGPLTVGQSVDAAAFWFITMERSCQSQLLAEAAGIVHPIDPKNAELTARQVGREKDGWENFQPLWERIVNEQPDLLN
- a CDS encoding alpha/beta fold hydrolase, with protein sequence MDVDKEVEHGYLEVNGIYLHYVTSGQDGAPVCVLLHGFPQNWFSWRYVIPELRHSYKVIAVDLRGYGDSDKPEEIKSYDKQVMASDIQGLLRHLGVQKAIIVGHDRGARVARRLAIDFPELVDKLVLIDILPTEYIYDSLSVSEAAINYWQWVFPVIHDLPEAFIKGKEEEYLKFTLNQGNDFFNLLRSDGSWEKYLADWQQPGAVSAALNDYRASYHIDLPRYREEKNTELRVNTLLLWGDEGNVAHFPVLDAWRRTVPNAIGLKIKGCGHFVPEEKPKEVAQNIIHFSKEL
- a CDS encoding DUF3219 family protein, giving the protein MVNEILLNDYTIKVESYEEEKIDGLYTINVGFKVTSEEYHAITTLLYEGTFDVKVPERELTFRGTIQQYFTSITNLYIEGQVGDYTLKLIENKG
- a CDS encoding IS630 family transposase; translated protein: MASLTKKEKRLLQEKKNGQSVEYRQKFRAHLVYETIYRKKPDRQVAEEQNTTEKTVKKWRKRFKEQGMKGIHDSPRSGAPRKFTIEQRCEVIAIACDKPKAYAFPIRPYWSLDSLAEAAAQHAQGPAMSRSSVQRTLQRNDLRPHRHDMWLHSKDPRFREKVNDIVSLYLEPPKDAVVICVDEKTGMQALERKFEPKSALPGQPGRYEHEYIRHGTMSLIAGFEITTGDVVAQCRPTRKADDLMAFMEKLAAAYPHQEVIIVWDNLNIHHDGPSERWSKFNERNGNRFSFYYTPKHASWMNQIEIFFSILHRRCLKWGSFHSQEALKANVMAFIQHWNYEEGHPFNWTFGGYPMQHEPKEAA